In the Halichoerus grypus chromosome 4, mHalGry1.hap1.1, whole genome shotgun sequence genome, one interval contains:
- the GTF3A gene encoding transcription factor IIIA, whose protein sequence is ATAPGALEPPASVAEAVSSLTIADAFAAAGENPAPTPSALNRRFICSFPDCSANYNKAWKLDAHLCKHTGERPFVCDHEGCAKAFVRDYHLSRHILIHTGEKLFVCTASGCDQKFNTKSNLKKHFERKHENQQKQYVCTFEGCKKAFKKHQQLRIHQCQHTNEPLFKCAHEGCGKHFASPSRLKRHSKVHKGYMCQKECSFVAKTWTELLKHVRETHKEDTKCEVCQKTFKRKDHLKQHMKTHAPERDVCRCPREGCGRTYTTVFNLQSHILSFHEEMRPFTCEHPGCGKTFAMKQSLTRHAVVHDPDKKKLKVKPSREKRSLASRLSGYIPPKRKQGQGLSAPENGETPNCTEDKVLSTVALLALN, encoded by the exons GCCACGGCCCCGGGCGCCCTGGAGCCGCCGGCCTCGGTCGCGGAGGCCGTGTCATCCCTGACCATCGCCGATGCCTTCGCCGCGGCCGGCGAGAACCCCGCCCCAACGCCCTCCGCGCTCAATAGGAGGTTCATCTGCTCCTTCCCTGACTGCAGCGCCAATTACAACAAGGCCTGGAAGCTAGACGCGCACCTGTGCAAGCATACTGGGGAG aGACCGTTTGTTTGTGACCATGAAGGGTGTGCCAAAGCCTTTGTCAGGGACTACCATCTGAGCCGCCACATCCTGATTCACACTGGGGAAAAGCTGTTTGT TTGTACAGCTAGTGGTTGTGATCAGAAATTCAACACAAAATCAAACTTGAAGAAACATTTTGAACGCAAGCATGAAAATCAGCAAAAACAATATGTA TGCACTTTTGAAGGTTGTAAGAAGGCCTTTAAGAAACACCAGCAGCTGAGAATCCATCAGTGCCAGCACACCAATGAGCCGCTGTTCAA GTGTGCCCATGAAGGATGTGGGAAACACTTCGCCTCACCCAGCAGGCTGAAGCGACACAGCAAGGTCCACAAGG gCTATATGTGTCAAAAGGAATGTTCCTTTGTGGCAAAAACATGGACAGAGCTTCTAAAACATGTGAGAGAAACCCATAAAG AGGACACAAAATGTGAAGTATGCCAGAAAACATTTAAGCGCAAGGATCACCTTAAGCAGCATATGAAAACTCACGCCCCAGAAAGGGACGTATGCCGGTGTCCAAGAGAAGGCTGTGGGAGAACCTACACAACTGTCTTTAACCTCCAGAGCCACATTCTCTCTTTTCACGAGGAAATGCGCCCATTTACCTGTGAACATCCTGGCTGTGGCAAAACATTTGCAATGAAA CAAAGTCTCACTAGGCATGCTGTTGTGCATGACCCTGACAAGAAGAAGCTCAAA GTAAAACCATCTCGTGAAAAACGGAGTTTGGCCTCTCGTCTCAGTGGCTATATTCCTCCTAAAAGGAAGCAAGGACAAGGCTTATCTGCGCCTGAAAACGGAGAGACACCAAACTGTACCGAAGACAAGGTGCTCTCGACTGTTGCGCTCCTTGCCCTCAACTGA